Proteins co-encoded in one Balneolaceae bacterium genomic window:
- a CDS encoding PfkB family carbohydrate kinase — MYKTLSVGEVLWDIFPDYKKPGGSPANVAYHLHCLGTESLLLSRIGDDKNGKELLDFLNKKGIDCKLVQKDTGHPTGIVNVEFDEDEPSYSIDMPSAWDFIELTDELKKKTNVLDAICFASLSQRNDKTKQTIQHLISAVPEQCLKVFDLNLRPPYVDRELILSSINKSDIIKINEHEHKILTEWYGNPHFADEILKNDPSKIILLTEGERGSTMLTSEQSIQEDAHPISGEGDFVGVGDAFLACFTYLRLNNTADDKILSLSNQYAAFVASNRGGMPDIPKSILEQIQ; from the coding sequence ATGTATAAAACATTAAGTGTGGGAGAAGTCCTCTGGGATATTTTTCCCGATTATAAAAAGCCCGGTGGATCACCGGCAAATGTTGCCTATCATTTGCATTGCCTGGGCACTGAATCTCTCTTGTTGAGCCGCATAGGTGATGACAAAAATGGAAAAGAGTTGCTGGACTTTTTAAACAAAAAGGGAATTGACTGTAAACTGGTACAAAAAGATACAGGTCACCCTACCGGAATTGTGAACGTTGAATTTGATGAAGATGAACCCTCCTATTCTATTGACATGCCCTCTGCCTGGGATTTTATAGAATTGACAGATGAACTGAAGAAAAAAACTAACGTATTGGATGCCATATGTTTTGCGTCTTTATCTCAACGAAATGACAAGACCAAACAAACCATTCAGCACCTGATTTCTGCAGTTCCGGAACAATGTCTTAAAGTGTTTGACTTAAATCTCCGTCCTCCATATGTAGACAGAGAACTGATTCTGTCGTCCATTAACAAATCAGATATTATTAAGATTAATGAACACGAACATAAAATATTAACTGAATGGTATGGAAACCCTCACTTTGCAGATGAAATTTTGAAGAATGATCCTTCAAAAATCATTCTATTAACGGAGGGAGAAAGGGGAAGTACAATGCTTACTTCTGAACAGTCAATTCAGGAAGATGCACACCCTATTTCCGGAGAGGGGGACTTTGTTGGTGTTGGAGATGCATTCCTGGCCTGTTTCACTTATCTGAGATTAAATAATACGGCAGATGACAAAATTCTTTCCCTATCCAATCAATATGCCGCATTTGTTGCTTCAAACAGAGGTGGTATGCCGGATATTCCAAAATCAATACTTGAACAAATTCAGTGA
- a CDS encoding phosphoribosylaminoimidazolesuccinocarboxamide synthase yields MNQQQALQHCIVSTNAKNAGKPYRGKVRDVYSLGGDVLGIVVSDRISAFDHIMKQAIPFKGQILNRLSAFGFAKVEDIIPTHVIDVPHPNVMISKKCEPIPVEIVVRGYLTGHAWRVYKSGKRELCGVTLPAGMKEHDQFPEPILTPATKAKEGHDEDISENEILERGIVDETRWNEIKDKAFKLFRRGTEIAAKQGLILVDTKYEMGLNNGTLTLIDEVHTSDSSRYFYLEGYEKRQKRGEPQKQLSKEFLREWLMEKGFQGKEGQTLPDLPDSFRWSIYQRYAELFETLTGQNFEPVIIENIDEDLEEIFEDYLK; encoded by the coding sequence ATGAACCAGCAGCAAGCACTTCAGCATTGTATTGTATCTACGAACGCAAAAAACGCCGGAAAGCCTTACAGGGGAAAAGTACGGGATGTGTACTCTCTTGGCGGTGATGTTCTCGGAATTGTAGTCTCTGATCGAATCTCTGCATTTGACCATATCATGAAACAGGCGATTCCGTTTAAGGGACAAATTCTCAATCGATTGTCTGCGTTTGGATTCGCAAAAGTGGAAGATATTATTCCAACTCACGTGATAGACGTTCCCCATCCAAATGTGATGATCTCTAAAAAGTGTGAACCGATTCCGGTTGAAATTGTGGTAAGGGGATATCTGACTGGTCACGCCTGGCGTGTGTACAAATCAGGAAAACGAGAACTTTGCGGGGTCACTTTACCGGCAGGAATGAAAGAACACGATCAATTTCCCGAGCCAATCCTGACCCCAGCTACAAAAGCGAAAGAAGGGCATGATGAAGATATCTCAGAAAATGAGATCCTGGAACGCGGAATTGTTGATGAAACCCGTTGGAATGAGATTAAAGATAAAGCCTTTAAACTTTTTAGAAGAGGAACTGAAATAGCTGCAAAGCAGGGGCTTATACTTGTTGATACTAAATATGAAATGGGTTTGAATAACGGAACACTGACGCTGATTGATGAGGTTCACACCTCGGATTCCTCCCGCTATTTTTACCTTGAGGGTTACGAAAAAAGACAGAAACGAGGTGAGCCACAAAAACAGCTATCCAAAGAGTTTTTACGAGAATGGCTGATGGAAAAAGGGTTCCAGGGAAAAGAAGGACAAACGCTCCCCGACCTTCCCGATTCATTCAGATGGAGTATCTACCAGCGATATGCTGAACTATTTGAGACTCTTACCGGACAAAATTTTGAACCTGTGATTATTGAGAATATTGATGAGGATTTGGAGGAGATTTTCGAAGATTACTTGAAATAA
- a CDS encoding sugar phosphate isomerase/epimerase family protein yields MDRKKFLKSLGAVTIGGVTAAGLPISSIAQEKNRSDHMFFDISLAQWSLNRSYFGPSREVGQGEIDPLYFARHARQRYDIGAIEYVNQFYFGKAEDQSYLNELKNIADNEGVESVLIMCDREGNLGDPDSSARQQAVENHYKWVNMASFLGCHAIRVNAASQGTYEEQMQRAADGLRSLTEYADDEGISVVVENHGGLSSNADWLVGTIEMVDHPNCGTLPDFGNFDISEDESFNKYKGTEMLMEHAKGVSAKTYDFDENGNETTLDVKRLMRIVRDAGYTGYVGIEYEGNRLSEDEGIKATKALLERVGTELTE; encoded by the coding sequence ATGGATAGAAAAAAATTTCTTAAAAGTTTAGGTGCCGTCACAATCGGCGGAGTTACAGCAGCAGGATTGCCCATTTCATCAATTGCTCAAGAAAAAAACAGATCTGACCACATGTTTTTTGATATCTCATTAGCTCAGTGGTCTCTCAACAGAAGCTATTTTGGACCTTCTCGCGAAGTTGGTCAGGGAGAGATCGATCCACTCTATTTTGCCAGACATGCTCGGCAGCGATATGATATCGGCGCAATTGAGTATGTTAACCAGTTCTATTTTGGGAAAGCTGAGGACCAAAGCTATCTGAATGAACTAAAGAATATTGCTGATAACGAAGGTGTTGAGAGTGTATTGATTATGTGTGATAGGGAAGGGAATCTCGGAGATCCCGATTCATCCGCCCGACAACAAGCCGTTGAAAACCACTACAAATGGGTGAACATGGCCAGTTTCCTGGGATGCCATGCAATTCGAGTAAACGCAGCGAGCCAGGGTACGTACGAAGAACAGATGCAACGCGCAGCAGACGGTCTCAGGAGTTTAACTGAATATGCCGATGATGAGGGAATCAGTGTTGTTGTTGAAAATCATGGAGGACTATCGAGTAATGCCGATTGGTTGGTAGGTACGATTGAGATGGTTGATCACCCCAACTGCGGTACCTTACCAGATTTTGGAAATTTTGATATCTCTGAAGACGAATCATTCAATAAATATAAGGGTACTGAAATGCTGATGGAACATGCGAAAGGTGTTAGTGCCAAAACGTATGATTTTGACGAGAATGGTAATGAGACAACTCTCGATGTGAAACGTCTTATGAGAATTGTCAGAGATGCTGGATACACCGGTTATGTAGGTATTGAATATGAAGGGAACAGGTTATCCGAGGATGAAGGTATTAAAGCTACAAAAGCACTTCTCGAAAGAGTAGGAACTGAGCTTACCGAATAA
- the murQ gene encoding N-acetylmuramic acid 6-phosphate etherase translates to MKSNQKLFNQLEKLLTEQRNPNSSEIDLADSRTIVKIINDEDKKVAYAVEEKLDVIADAIDSIVEKLKIGGRILYFGAGTSGRLGVLDAAECPPTFGTDPETVQGFIAGGEKAMFVAQEGAEDSEQIGMNEVKRLNITDKDVVIGLAASGRTPYVHGALKQANSIGCVTIMVTTVSEDQVEVDVDYMVAVPVGPEVLMGSTRMKSATAQKMILNMFTTGAMIRLGKVYENVMVDLQLTNKKLEERAKRIVMSLSDVTYDDASNLLDKADNHVKTALLMALTDVDKDTARKKLYEHDGFIRRALQQHQ, encoded by the coding sequence TTGAAATCAAACCAAAAATTATTTAATCAACTCGAAAAATTACTTACAGAACAGCGTAATCCAAACAGCAGTGAGATTGACCTTGCTGATTCACGTACCATCGTAAAAATCATCAACGATGAAGATAAAAAAGTAGCATACGCTGTTGAAGAAAAACTGGATGTGATTGCAGATGCGATCGACTCCATCGTTGAAAAATTAAAAATCGGGGGACGAATTCTCTATTTCGGTGCCGGAACAAGCGGGCGGCTTGGGGTACTGGATGCTGCCGAATGCCCACCAACGTTCGGAACCGATCCCGAGACTGTTCAGGGATTTATTGCAGGAGGCGAAAAAGCAATGTTTGTCGCGCAGGAGGGGGCTGAAGACAGCGAACAGATCGGGATGAATGAGGTAAAACGATTGAACATTACCGACAAGGATGTGGTGATTGGATTAGCTGCAAGCGGCCGAACACCTTACGTTCACGGAGCACTCAAGCAGGCTAATTCCATCGGTTGTGTTACAATTATGGTTACCACTGTTTCTGAGGACCAGGTAGAAGTTGATGTAGATTACATGGTAGCTGTTCCTGTGGGCCCCGAAGTTTTGATGGGAAGCACCCGAATGAAAAGTGCCACTGCTCAAAAAATGATTCTCAATATGTTTACTACCGGGGCGATGATTCGGCTCGGTAAAGTGTATGAAAATGTAATGGTTGATCTCCAGCTCACCAATAAAAAACTCGAAGAGCGTGCCAAAAGGATTGTAATGAGCCTTTCTGATGTTACATATGATGATGCATCGAATCTTTTAGATAAAGCAGATAATCATGTAAAAACGGCTTTATTAATGGCACTGACCGATGTCGATAAAGATACTGCCCGAAAAAAGCTATACGAGCATGACGGATTTATCAGACGGGCACTGCAGCAACACCAATAA
- a CDS encoding LacI family DNA-binding transcriptional regulator has product MKSKNKKITIYQVAQRAGVAISTVSRVLNNSPNVSEKTKEKVNEAIRELNFRPQVSARKLASREPQMLAIAVPSFTTPYYNEVLKGVKDEIGDMDLDIVIYNTGSKNPKEGIENFFDRGTADAVITISIDITETVHRQLQSSEIPVVLIGSSHSSYNYYELNNRKGGFLAGEHLIKHGFSKLGMIKPVFNNKSSQEREAGFLEALREFKMPIEKKFFISGESTKHAGYTEEAGFEAIYKYEKMGEFPDAIFCANDTQAIGAYHALTKIGMRIPEDIAIMGYDNIKFTKYLDLTTIDQKMYSVGVSATKRLAEIIRHNPDEKIQKVIDPILVPRNSTKNPNA; this is encoded by the coding sequence ATGAAATCAAAAAATAAAAAGATAACTATATACCAGGTTGCACAGCGGGCAGGAGTTGCAATCTCTACGGTATCAAGAGTTTTAAATAATTCTCCGAATGTTTCCGAAAAAACAAAAGAAAAAGTTAACGAAGCGATCCGGGAGTTGAATTTTCGGCCTCAAGTAAGTGCCCGTAAACTTGCCAGCCGGGAACCCCAAATGCTGGCTATCGCTGTCCCCTCGTTTACCACTCCCTATTACAACGAAGTTTTAAAAGGCGTGAAGGATGAGATCGGGGATATGGATCTTGATATAGTGATTTATAACACGGGTTCAAAAAATCCTAAAGAAGGGATTGAAAACTTCTTTGATCGTGGTACCGCCGATGCAGTAATTACCATCAGTATTGATATTACGGAGACCGTTCATCGTCAACTGCAATCGTCCGAGATACCCGTTGTGTTGATTGGAAGCTCCCACTCATCCTACAATTATTACGAACTAAATAACCGAAAAGGCGGGTTTTTAGCCGGAGAACACCTAATAAAACATGGCTTTTCAAAGTTAGGAATGATCAAACCCGTATTTAATAATAAATCTTCCCAGGAACGGGAAGCCGGATTCCTGGAAGCATTGAGAGAATTTAAAATGCCCATCGAGAAAAAATTCTTTATTTCTGGCGAAAGTACAAAGCATGCCGGTTATACAGAGGAGGCCGGTTTTGAGGCCATATACAAATATGAAAAGATGGGAGAGTTTCCAGATGCTATTTTTTGTGCAAACGACACCCAGGCGATAGGCGCCTATCATGCTTTAACAAAAATTGGAATGAGAATTCCTGAAGATATCGCCATTATGGGATATGATAACATCAAGTTCACAAAATACCTGGATCTTACTACAATCGATCAAAAAATGTATTCAGTGGGTGTATCTGCAACAAAACGCCTGGCTGAAATTATTCGACATAATCCTGACGAAAAAATTCAAAAAGTGATCGATCCAATCCTCGTTCCAAGAAACTCCACTAAAAATCCGAATGCTTGA
- a CDS encoding DUF2207 domain-containing protein, producing MKRLFFTILLTVLILFQGFAQDREYQIPDIEVDVEILEDGIVQISEHRTYQFQGSYSWADYRLPKNGFAEIRNIQVLEQDRYFVNENSEEAGTFSVSDDDDSIVIRWNYNAVDTTRTFSIIYELTDALSIGPEWTEFFWNYIASGREKPTENLNIQISLPQQISTDSLHTWIRSESTQIESTQQPGHFSISADEITTDQSLQVRSVFPTQIFDESAVSITNPDLSLEWIQNDEKAYIAEQQRIEERNAYYESITPEIIILICVVSIAVFLLFYRKYGTRFSTSTISDRETVLIPDSTPPAIIGQLFGMGTATGNHLSATIFDLARRGWFKIQEEKKEKEGFFSSEEVYFKIKKSEPQPDNTLPKWEQMIVDHLNQQISRGIDRFNKLFENSDDFDMSKWFSEWKKEVKKVYDEKNWIDQKSTKGVIYNFIAQFILTAISFVFMIYGATGIAIIGLIFTSLMSFASFFIKRRTREGEQTYKRWKAYRDGLKNADKRTIQMEMMDRHFVYAMALSLSGNQIESLVKQVDGRSETIFPWIVLMPGSNHTPASVASTVSALAASSSSTFSGTAGGAGATAGSAGGGASGGAG from the coding sequence ATGAAGAGACTGTTTTTTACAATTCTGCTTACTGTACTCATTTTATTTCAAGGCTTTGCGCAGGATAGAGAGTATCAGATTCCCGATATCGAGGTAGATGTTGAAATTCTTGAGGATGGAATCGTTCAAATCAGTGAGCATCGGACATATCAATTTCAGGGTTCTTATAGCTGGGCAGATTATCGCCTTCCAAAAAATGGATTTGCAGAGATCAGGAATATTCAAGTGCTTGAACAAGATCGCTATTTTGTTAATGAGAATAGCGAGGAGGCTGGTACGTTTAGCGTATCCGATGATGACGATTCGATTGTAATTAGATGGAATTACAATGCTGTTGATACAACCCGAACATTCTCAATTATATATGAGTTGACGGATGCCTTATCCATTGGGCCTGAATGGACTGAATTCTTTTGGAATTACATCGCCTCCGGACGCGAAAAACCGACAGAGAACCTGAACATACAAATTAGCCTGCCTCAACAGATCTCAACGGATTCCCTCCATACATGGATTCGTTCAGAATCAACCCAAATCGAGAGCACTCAACAGCCAGGGCACTTTTCAATTTCGGCTGATGAAATCACGACAGATCAATCGTTACAAGTTCGGTCTGTATTTCCAACTCAAATTTTCGATGAAAGTGCTGTTTCAATAACCAACCCTGACCTATCTCTCGAATGGATCCAAAACGATGAGAAAGCCTACATTGCTGAGCAGCAGCGCATTGAGGAAAGAAACGCATACTATGAGTCCATCACTCCGGAAATTATAATATTGATCTGTGTAGTGAGTATAGCTGTTTTCTTGCTGTTCTACCGAAAATATGGAACCCGGTTTTCAACAAGCACAATTTCTGATCGGGAAACTGTCCTGATTCCCGACTCTACCCCGCCCGCAATAATCGGTCAACTATTTGGAATGGGTACAGCCACGGGAAATCACCTGTCGGCAACAATTTTTGATTTAGCAAGGCGGGGTTGGTTCAAAATCCAGGAAGAGAAGAAAGAGAAAGAAGGCTTTTTCTCATCAGAGGAGGTTTATTTCAAAATCAAAAAATCTGAACCGCAACCGGATAATACCCTTCCAAAATGGGAACAGATGATTGTTGATCACCTGAATCAGCAGATCAGTCGCGGAATAGATCGTTTTAACAAACTCTTCGAGAATAGCGATGATTTCGATATGTCAAAATGGTTTTCGGAATGGAAAAAAGAGGTGAAAAAAGTTTATGATGAAAAAAATTGGATTGACCAAAAGAGCACAAAAGGGGTTATTTATAATTTCATAGCTCAATTTATACTCACGGCAATATCGTTTGTCTTTATGATTTATGGAGCGACAGGAATAGCCATCATAGGTTTGATATTTACAAGTTTGATGTCTTTCGCGTCTTTCTTTATAAAAAGAAGAACCCGTGAAGGTGAACAGACTTATAAACGATGGAAAGCATATAGAGATGGCTTGAAAAATGCAGATAAACGCACCATTCAAATGGAGATGATGGATAGACATTTTGTATATGCTATGGCGCTATCATTGTCAGGAAATCAAATTGAGAGTTTGGTAAAACAGGTAGATGGCCGTAGTGAGACAATCTTTCCATGGATTGTCTTGATGCCCGGTTCAAATCATACACCTGCATCTGTTGCGTCCACTGTTTCTGCATTGGCCGCATCCAGTAGTTCTACATTTTCCGGAACTGCAGGAGGAGCCGGAGCAACTGCGGGCAGTGCCGGTGGTGGAGCATCTGGCGGGGCTGGTTAG
- a CDS encoding phytoene/squalene synthase family protein, which yields MTDLIKIPYSFIRPIYEKTSFHKAVISEIDDTRLRFAYSHCRNITRKHAKTFYMATRFLPYHKQRGIFAIYGLCRTLDDIVDENQDNPYQVRRSRDEIIGKLEKFRVQLVSAYRGAEQTNSVLIAFADVLNRYNISLEYPLTLLDGVKMDLVKNRYETFDELYEYSYKVASVVGLMTAEIFEYSNPQAINHAVELGIAMQLTNILRDIGEDLERDRVYIPAEDLEKFQVTEEEMFKNEISDRFIDLMKFQIQRARYYYKEADKGISMLNRDSRLPVLLARENYSRILNKIEENGYQVFNQRAYLNATEKFSILPKILFQLNTNS from the coding sequence ATGACAGACCTAATAAAAATTCCATACTCATTTATTCGGCCTATTTACGAGAAAACCAGCTTTCATAAGGCGGTTATCTCCGAAATAGATGATACCAGGCTGAGATTTGCCTACTCTCATTGCAGAAATATTACGCGTAAGCATGCGAAAACTTTTTATATGGCCACGCGTTTCCTTCCATATCATAAACAGAGAGGAATATTTGCTATTTATGGACTCTGCAGAACTCTTGATGATATTGTTGATGAGAACCAGGATAACCCATATCAAGTAAGAAGAAGCCGTGATGAAATTATAGGTAAACTTGAAAAATTCAGAGTCCAGTTGGTTAGTGCCTATCGCGGTGCTGAACAAACCAACAGTGTTCTTATTGCATTTGCGGATGTATTAAATCGCTATAACATCTCGCTTGAATACCCTTTGACGCTACTTGACGGTGTGAAGATGGATCTTGTTAAAAACCGTTATGAAACGTTTGATGAACTTTATGAATATAGTTATAAGGTTGCATCAGTTGTTGGATTAATGACCGCTGAAATATTTGAGTATAGTAATCCGCAGGCTATTAACCATGCTGTTGAACTGGGGATTGCTATGCAGCTAACAAATATTTTGAGAGATATTGGAGAAGACCTCGAAAGAGATCGAGTTTATATTCCCGCAGAAGACTTAGAAAAATTTCAGGTGACCGAGGAAGAGATGTTCAAGAATGAAATCTCAGACAGATTTATTGATTTGATGAAATTCCAGATACAACGAGCCCGCTATTACTACAAAGAGGCGGATAAGGGAATATCGATGTTAAATCGTGATAGCCGGCTACCCGTTCTTCTGGCAAGGGAAAATTACAGTCGAATTCTGAATAAAATTGAGGAAAACGGATACCAGGTATTCAATCAACGTGCCTATCTGAATGCAACTGAAAAATTTTCGATTTTACCTAAAATTCTATTTCAGCTAAATACAAACTCCTGA
- a CDS encoding GMC family oxidoreductase: MNLNIKAKKKNTFDAIVVGTGISGGWAAKELTENGLKTLVLERGRDVKHIEDYPTALKDPWELPYADKLTEEEAKHYQKQMRTGYTVRQSTKHWWVKDTDQPYKEVNRFDWMRGYHVGGRSITWGRQSYRWSPMDFEANLRDGIAVDWPIRYKDVAEWYDYVEEFAGISGQAEGLPQLPDGKFLPPMELNCVEKEFKKSLAENFGRVLTIGRVANLTQQHEGRGPCMFRDLCIRGCPYGGYFSSNSATLPAASATGNMTLRPHSIVNSIIYDEEQGKATGVRIIDAETLETEEFYADLVFLNASTMNSTLIMLNSISNRFPNGLGNDSGELGCNIMDHHLGVGASGDIEGFEDRYYWGRRPNGFYIPRYRNLNKNDRGYIRGFGYQGGASREAWQRGVRELAIGLDLKDLLREPGSWTLGMGGFGEMLPDHNNKVYLSDTETDKWGQPILVFDVEFSENTYRMREDMMNDAAEMLEAAGAKNIQTFDDPGGPGLGIHEMGTARMGRDPQTSVLNKWNQVHAVKNVFVTDGSCMTSAACQNPSLTYMALTARAANFAADQLKKGNL, encoded by the coding sequence ATGAATCTCAACATTAAGGCTAAAAAGAAAAATACTTTTGATGCCATTGTAGTTGGTACAGGTATTAGCGGTGGTTGGGCAGCAAAAGAACTCACCGAAAATGGCCTAAAAACTCTTGTCCTGGAGCGGGGGCGTGATGTTAAACACATAGAAGATTATCCAACTGCTCTAAAGGACCCATGGGAACTTCCTTATGCCGATAAACTTACGGAAGAGGAAGCGAAGCATTATCAAAAACAGATGCGTACCGGCTATACGGTCCGACAGTCTACCAAGCATTGGTGGGTAAAAGACACAGATCAACCCTACAAAGAAGTAAATCGCTTCGATTGGATGCGCGGATATCACGTTGGCGGACGTTCCATAACGTGGGGACGCCAAAGTTACCGTTGGTCTCCAATGGATTTTGAGGCAAATCTCAGGGATGGTATTGCTGTAGATTGGCCCATCCGCTACAAAGATGTGGCTGAGTGGTATGATTATGTAGAGGAGTTCGCCGGAATCAGCGGTCAGGCAGAAGGACTTCCGCAGTTACCAGACGGAAAATTTCTTCCTCCAATGGAGCTGAACTGTGTTGAAAAAGAGTTTAAAAAATCCCTGGCTGAAAATTTTGGACGGGTGCTTACAATTGGCCGTGTTGCCAACTTAACCCAGCAACATGAGGGCAGGGGACCATGTATGTTTCGCGATCTTTGTATTCGTGGATGTCCTTACGGAGGATATTTCAGCAGTAATTCTGCCACCCTTCCTGCAGCATCAGCAACCGGGAATATGACACTACGCCCTCATTCCATCGTAAATTCAATAATTTATGATGAGGAGCAGGGGAAAGCTACAGGTGTGAGAATTATTGATGCTGAGACTCTTGAGACAGAAGAATTTTACGCTGATCTGGTATTCCTGAATGCATCGACTATGAATTCCACCCTGATTATGTTGAACTCTATATCCAACCGTTTTCCAAACGGACTTGGAAATGATTCCGGCGAATTAGGGTGTAACATTATGGATCACCATTTGGGAGTTGGTGCCAGCGGTGATATTGAGGGATTTGAGGACAGATATTACTGGGGCCGCCGTCCAAATGGGTTCTATATTCCACGTTACAGAAATCTTAATAAAAATGACCGGGGTTACATTCGCGGTTTTGGTTACCAAGGTGGTGCAAGCCGGGAAGCCTGGCAGCGTGGTGTACGGGAACTGGCCATTGGTTTAGATCTGAAAGATTTACTCCGGGAGCCTGGATCCTGGACTCTCGGAATGGGTGGTTTTGGTGAGATGCTGCCAGATCACAACAATAAAGTGTATCTCAGTGATACAGAAACAGATAAATGGGGTCAACCTATTCTTGTTTTTGATGTTGAATTTAGTGAGAATACGTACAGAATGCGTGAAGACATGATGAATGATGCAGCCGAAATGCTGGAAGCAGCGGGTGCAAAAAATATCCAAACATTCGACGACCCGGGCGGTCCCGGTTTAGGTATCCATGAGATGGGAACTGCGCGGATGGGACGTGATCCACAAACATCTGTTCTGAACAAGTGGAACCAGGTTCACGCCGTAAAAAATGTATTCGTAACGGATGGATCTTGCATGACCTCGGCCGCATGCCAAAATCCTTCGCTCACATATATGGCATTAACAGCACGGGCAGCCAACTTCGCTGCCGATCAACTAAAAAAAGGTAACTTGTAA
- the accC gene encoding acetyl-CoA carboxylase biotin carboxylase subunit: MASIKKVLIANRGEIAVRIIRSCRERGIETVSVYSTPDKTAPHVLAADESYHIGEAASSESYLRMDKLIEVAKEAGADAIHPGYGFLSENSTFANLCEENGINFIGPTAYAIETMGDKTKARELMAKSDVPFPPGTESAMDDIQQAKKVAKEIGYPVLIKAAAGGGGKGMRIVHDEDLFENSVKAAKSEARSAFGDDRVFVEKYLEEPRHIEFQVFADEHGNVVHMFERECSVQRRHQKVIEEAPSAVMTDDLRKRMGDAACTVAKSCNYVGAGTVEFLVDKHMNYYFLEMNTRLQVEHPVTELITSLDLVSLQIDIAEGKKLPFKQEDIKKRGHAIECRIYAEDPANKFLPSTGTLQRHRIPAGPGIRVDAGIEEGQEVSIHYDPMISKLCAFAKDREKAIERMLRALDEYEISGVRTTIPFCQFTLKHKQFREGQYDTHFVPDHFTPEKISDFTDNKLAAIVSSVLRLKDQQTATKSKPSGSVIEESVWWKNRKAVH; this comes from the coding sequence ATGGCTTCTATAAAAAAAGTATTGATCGCAAACCGGGGAGAAATTGCAGTTCGAATTATACGATCTTGCAGAGAAAGAGGAATTGAAACAGTCAGTGTGTACTCTACTCCCGATAAAACAGCTCCCCATGTACTTGCAGCAGATGAATCGTACCATATTGGCGAGGCAGCATCCTCTGAAAGTTACCTGAGGATGGATAAACTGATTGAGGTAGCCAAAGAGGCCGGTGCAGATGCTATACATCCGGGTTACGGTTTCCTGAGTGAGAACTCCACTTTTGCCAATCTTTGTGAAGAAAATGGAATTAATTTTATTGGCCCGACAGCTTACGCCATTGAAACAATGGGCGATAAGACAAAAGCTCGTGAGTTAATGGCAAAATCTGATGTTCCATTTCCACCGGGAACGGAATCAGCGATGGATGATATCCAGCAGGCAAAGAAAGTTGCAAAAGAGATTGGCTATCCCGTGTTAATTAAAGCAGCGGCAGGTGGTGGCGGAAAGGGAATGCGAATTGTACACGATGAAGATCTATTTGAAAACAGCGTAAAAGCTGCAAAATCTGAGGCGAGAAGTGCCTTTGGAGATGATCGTGTATTTGTTGAGAAATATCTTGAAGAACCCCGACACATTGAGTTCCAGGTATTTGCCGATGAACACGGTAATGTAGTTCACATGTTTGAGCGGGAGTGTTCGGTGCAGAGACGCCATCAAAAAGTAATTGAGGAGGCACCCTCTGCTGTTATGACGGATGACCTCCGTAAGCGTATGGGAGACGCCGCATGTACAGTTGCCAAAAGCTGTAATTACGTTGGAGCCGGAACTGTTGAATTTCTTGTAGACAAGCACATGAACTACTACTTTCTTGAGATGAATACCCGGTTGCAGGTAGAACATCCCGTTACTGAATTAATTACGAGCCTGGATCTTGTTTCCTTACAGATTGATATTGCCGAAGGTAAAAAGCTGCCCTTCAAACAGGAAGATATTAAGAAGAGGGGACATGCCATTGAGTGCCGTATTTATGCAGAAGATCCCGCCAATAAGTTTCTGCCAAGTACCGGTACACTTCAGCGGCACAGAATTCCAGCGGGTCCTGGTATTCGCGTGGATGCGGGAATTGAGGAGGGGCAGGAAGTATCTATCCATTATGATCCGATGATTTCCAAACTCTGTGCGTTTGCTAAAGATCGCGAAAAAGCGATAGAACGAATGCTTCGGGCACTGGATGAGTATGAAATTTCAGGGGTTCGTACAACTATCCCATTTTGTCAATTCACGTTAAAGCACAAACAGTTCAGAGAAGGTCAATACGATACCCATTTTGTGCCCGATCATTTTACACCTGAGAAAATTTCAGATTTCACTGACAATAAACTGGCTGCCATTGTATCTTCCGTACTTAGATTAAAAGATCAACAAACAGCAACAAAATCAAAGCCATCAGGTTCGGTTATTGAAGAAAGTGTCTGGTGGAAAAACAGAAAAGCAGTTCATTGA